From the genome of Suricata suricatta isolate VVHF042 chromosome 3, meerkat_22Aug2017_6uvM2_HiC, whole genome shotgun sequence, one region includes:
- the PEX19 gene encoding peroxisomal biogenesis factor 19 — protein MAAAEEDCGPGADADRELEELLESALDDFDKAKPSPAPPPTATAPDASGPRKRSPGDTAKDALFASQEKFFQELFDSELASQATAEFEKAMKELAEEEPHLVEQFQKLSEAAGRVGSDASSQQEFTSCLKETLSGLAKNATDLQNSGMSEEELTKAMEGLGMEEGDGEGNILPIMQSIMQNLLSKDVLYPSLKEITEKYPEWLQSHRESLPPEQFEKYQEQHSVMGKICEQFEAESPTDSEATQKARFEVVLDLMQQLQDLGHPPKELAGEMPPGLNFDLDALNLSGPPGANGEQCLIM, from the exons ATGGCCGCCGCTGAGGAGGACTGTGGGCCTGGGGCCGACGCGGACCGGGAATTGGAAGAGCTTCTGGAAA GTGCTCTTGATGATTTCGATAAGGCCAaaccctccccagctccccctcctACCGCCACGGCCCCCGATGCTTCGGGGCCCCGGAAGAGATCGCCAGGAGACACTGCCAAA GATGCCCTCTTCGCCTCCCAAGAGAAGTTTTTCCAAGAACTGTTCGACAGCGAGCTGGCTTCCCAGGCCACCGCGGAGTTCGAGAAGGCCATGAAGGAGCTGGCTGAGGAAGAGCCCCACCTGGTGGAGCAGTTCCAGAAGCTGTCCGAGGCCGCAGGCAGAGTGG GCAGTGATGCAAGCTCCCAACAAGAATTTACGTCTTGCCTGAAGGAGACACTAAGTGGACTCGCCAAAAATGCCACTGATCTTCAG AACTCGGGCATGTCGGAGGAGGAACTGACCAAGGCCATGGAAGGGCTGGGCATGGAagaaggggatggggaagggaacATCCTCCCCATCATGCAGAGCATCATGCAGAACCTGCTGTCCAAGGACGTGCTGTACCCATCACTGAAAGAGATCACAGAAAAG TATCCAGAATGGCTGCAGAGTCACCGGGAGTCTCTTCCTCCAGAGCAGTTTGAAAAATACCAGGAACAACACAGTGTCATGGGCAAGATCTGCGAGCAGTTTGAGGCGGAGTCCCCCACGGACAGCGAGGCCACGCAGAAGGCTCGTTTCGAGGTGGTGCTGGATCTCATGCAGCAG CTGCAGGATTTGGGCCACCCTCCGAAAGAGCTGGCCGGGGAGATG cctcctggcctcAACTTTGACCTGGATGCCCTCAATCTGTCGGGCCCGCCAGGCGCCAATGGCGAACAGTGTCTGATCATGTGA